A region from the Geobacter benzoatilyticus genome encodes:
- a CDS encoding ATP-binding protein, which produces MLLIVQCIAISSAGADAKLVTVGVYENPPKVFTDESGKPSGIFIDIIEHIAETEGWNLRYVRGTWAEGLARLENGKIDLMPDVAYTTEREKIYSFHKIPVLTAWSQVYARKGSGIQSILDLNGKRVAALEQTIQLETFRRLAKGFELNITLVPVADYKTEFDMIAKGKVDAGVTNRFYGLSHARESGLEDTPIMFDPATFFFAAPRNEHGELLKVIDRYLSDMKKDPRSPYYASLERWTSEKVRFELPVWLQVLGLVLVVTVIVMAAGFTLWTRTLRRTVKLRTSQLEQELAERKAAEEKLRKYREGLEDLVAERTAELAVAKERAEAADQLKSAFLATMSHELRTPLNSIIGFTGILLQGLGGPINAEQSKQLNMVRRSANHLLNLISDILDISKIEAGQLKISPEPFELADSIEKVVQSVSSLADKKGLMLSLEIAEDVGNIVSDQRRVEQVLLNLLSNAVKFTDQGAIVVRCSRNSDWYVTSVTDSGIGIKADDMDSLFKPFHQVDTGLSRKYEGTGLGLSICKRLVELMGGSISVESRQGEGSTFCFMLPAVPG; this is translated from the coding sequence ATGTTGCTCATCGTGCAATGTATTGCAATTTCTTCGGCGGGGGCCGATGCGAAGCTTGTGACCGTCGGCGTTTATGAAAACCCCCCCAAGGTATTCACTGACGAATCCGGCAAGCCATCGGGCATCTTCATCGATATTATCGAGCATATCGCGGAGACGGAAGGATGGAATCTGCGCTATGTGCGCGGCACATGGGCTGAAGGGCTGGCTCGTCTGGAAAATGGAAAGATCGATCTGATGCCGGACGTGGCATACACTACGGAACGCGAGAAAATTTACTCCTTCCACAAGATCCCGGTGCTCACCGCCTGGTCTCAGGTGTACGCCCGCAAAGGGAGCGGGATCCAATCGATACTGGACCTGAACGGCAAGCGGGTGGCCGCCCTGGAGCAGACGATTCAGCTTGAAACCTTCAGGAGGCTTGCGAAAGGGTTCGAGCTGAATATCACCCTTGTCCCCGTTGCCGATTACAAGACTGAGTTTGACATGATTGCCAAAGGCAAGGTCGATGCCGGCGTCACCAACCGCTTCTACGGATTGAGCCATGCAAGGGAATCCGGGCTCGAAGATACGCCGATCATGTTCGACCCGGCCACTTTCTTTTTCGCTGCCCCAAGGAACGAGCACGGCGAATTGCTGAAAGTCATCGACCGTTACCTCTCGGACATGAAAAAGGATCCCCGGTCGCCCTATTACGCATCACTGGAACGTTGGACATCCGAAAAGGTCCGTTTTGAACTGCCGGTATGGCTGCAAGTTTTGGGCCTGGTTCTGGTCGTGACGGTGATAGTGATGGCTGCCGGGTTTACTTTGTGGACCCGGACGCTGCGGCGTACCGTCAAGCTGCGTACGTCGCAGCTGGAGCAGGAGTTGGCCGAGCGTAAGGCTGCCGAAGAAAAGTTGCGGAAATACCGGGAGGGGCTGGAGGATCTTGTGGCCGAGCGGACTGCCGAGCTCGCCGTCGCCAAAGAGCGGGCCGAGGCGGCCGATCAGCTGAAATCCGCCTTTCTTGCCACCATGTCCCACGAACTGCGCACCCCTCTCAATTCCATCATCGGTTTTACCGGCATTCTCCTGCAGGGGCTGGGGGGACCCATTAACGCCGAACAGTCAAAACAGTTGAACATGGTCAGGCGTAGCGCCAATCACCTTCTCAATCTTATCAGCGACATCCTGGATATTTCAAAGATCGAAGCGGGGCAGCTGAAGATATCCCCTGAGCCCTTCGAACTGGCGGACTCAATTGAGAAAGTCGTCCAATCCGTAAGCTCTCTGGCGGACAAGAAGGGGCTGATGCTGTCCCTGGAGATTGCCGAGGATGTGGGAAACATCGTCAGCGACCAGCGGCGGGTGGAGCAGGTGCTTCTGAATCTGCTCAGCAATGCCGTGAAATTTACCGACCAGGGGGCGATTGTTGTCCGTTGTTCCCGTAATTCTGACTGGTACGTTACCAGTGTCACCGACTCCGGCATCGGCATCAAGGCCGACGATATGGACAGCCTGTTCAAACCGTTTCACCAGGTTGATACCGGTTTGAGCCGAAAATACGAAGGAACTGGGCTGGGGCTCTCCATCTGCAAGCGGCTGGTCGAGTTGATGGGTGGGAGCATTTCGGTTGAAAGCCGTCAAGGGGAGGGGAGCACCTTTTGTTTCATGCTTCCGGCTGTGCCGGGCTAG
- a CDS encoding IS630 family transposase: protein MKTTDARKLNQETQYELRKQVVRLKEKGELDNQAISEIVGLCSTYISTIWKKYQRGGLDAIKPGVRGRRHGEQRELTAMQEADIQKLLVDKTPDQLKLSFALWTRDAVRLAIKQHYGIDLPLRTITDYLKRWGFTPQKPTKRAYEQNPKAVQQWHETVYPQIQARAKQEKAEIHWGDETGIQNDAYNTKGFAPKGKTPVVRINATKSRVNMISSITNQGKVRFMMYRETMTAQVLIKFMSRLIKDAGRKVFLILDNLRVHHSKMVKDWLLENKDQIEVFYLPSYSPELNPDEYLNGDLKHCIRSGLPPRSEKELTKKTRSFMRKLQNRPQHVRNYFRHPKIAYAA from the coding sequence ATGAAAACTACAGATGCCCGCAAGCTAAATCAAGAAACACAGTATGAACTTCGCAAGCAAGTCGTTCGTCTCAAAGAAAAAGGCGAACTGGACAATCAAGCCATTTCAGAAATCGTCGGTTTGTGTTCAACCTACATCAGTACGATCTGGAAAAAGTACCAACGTGGCGGTCTGGATGCCATCAAGCCAGGGGTTCGTGGTCGCCGTCACGGGGAACAACGAGAACTGACAGCCATGCAAGAGGCTGATATCCAGAAGTTGCTAGTCGATAAGACGCCCGATCAGTTGAAATTGTCCTTCGCACTCTGGACCCGTGATGCCGTACGGTTGGCAATCAAGCAACATTACGGCATAGATTTGCCGCTACGAACCATCACCGACTATCTGAAGCGGTGGGGCTTTACCCCTCAGAAACCGACGAAAAGAGCCTACGAGCAAAACCCAAAGGCGGTTCAACAGTGGCATGAGACGGTCTACCCCCAGATTCAGGCCCGCGCCAAACAGGAAAAGGCCGAAATTCACTGGGGTGACGAGACCGGCATTCAGAACGATGCTTACAATACCAAAGGTTTTGCCCCCAAAGGGAAAACGCCAGTCGTGCGAATTAACGCCACGAAAAGCCGGGTCAACATGATCTCATCCATTACAAATCAGGGGAAAGTCCGGTTCATGATGTACCGGGAAACCATGACTGCCCAGGTGCTGATTAAATTCATGTCTCGGTTGATCAAGGATGCGGGCCGCAAGGTGTTTCTGATTTTGGACAACTTACGGGTGCACCACAGCAAAATGGTCAAAGACTGGCTGTTGGAGAACAAAGACCAAATCGAGGTCTTTTATCTCCCCTCGTACTCGCCGGAACTCAATCCCGATGAGTATCTCAATGGGGACCTCAAGCATTGTATCCGGTCTGGGCTTCCTCCTCGATCAGAGAAGGAACTGACCAAGAAAACCAGATCATTCATGCGAAAACTTCAAAATAGGCCACAACATGTCCGAAACTACTTCAGGCATCCAAAGATCGCCTATGCTGCCTGA
- a CDS encoding cyclic 2,3-diphosphoglycerate synthase gives MKRKRIIIMGAAGRDFHNFNCCFRDNYAYRVVAFTAAQIPYISNRRYPAELAGKLYPHGIPIFPEEQLEAVIRRLRAEQVVFAYSDISHERLMHTSSQALARGADFVLLGPDATMLKSRLPVVSVCAVRTGCGKSQVVRYFCDILRERGIRPVVVRHPMPYGDLAAQAVERLDHGADLDRFHCTIEEREEYEHLLDHGAIVYAGVDYRRILRRAEREAKLIIWDGGNNDLPFFRPDLEIVVADPLRPGHETSWYPGEVNLRRAEVVVVNKVNAADPAAVAAVEGAARRANPSARLVRTDSVITVAEGERIRGKRVLVIEDGPTITHGSMASGAGLAAALQHGAAEVIDPRPWAVGSLREVYAAWPHIGPVLPAMGYSPAQVADLARTMEAVPCDLVVAATPIDIARLIGTGRPVLRAFYNVAESGGKPLRRVFESFLDSRSIR, from the coding sequence ATGAAGCGGAAACGGATCATCATCATGGGGGCGGCGGGGCGGGACTTCCACAATTTCAACTGCTGCTTCCGGGACAACTACGCCTATCGGGTGGTTGCCTTCACCGCGGCTCAAATTCCCTATATCAGCAATCGGCGCTACCCGGCGGAGCTGGCCGGAAAGCTCTATCCCCACGGTATTCCCATTTTTCCCGAAGAGCAGCTGGAAGCGGTGATTCGCCGCCTCAGGGCGGAGCAGGTGGTGTTCGCCTACAGCGACATTTCCCACGAGCGCCTCATGCACACGTCATCCCAAGCATTGGCCCGCGGCGCTGATTTCGTCCTGCTGGGGCCCGACGCCACCATGCTCAAAAGCCGGCTCCCCGTGGTGTCGGTCTGCGCGGTGCGGACCGGGTGCGGCAAGAGCCAGGTGGTCCGCTACTTCTGCGACATCCTCCGGGAGCGGGGAATCCGCCCCGTGGTGGTGCGCCACCCCATGCCCTACGGCGACCTTGCCGCCCAGGCGGTGGAGCGTCTGGACCACGGGGCGGACCTGGACCGCTTCCACTGCACCATCGAGGAGCGGGAGGAGTACGAGCATCTCCTGGACCACGGGGCCATAGTCTACGCCGGGGTGGACTACCGGCGGATCCTGCGGCGGGCCGAGAGGGAGGCGAAGCTCATCATCTGGGACGGCGGCAACAACGACCTCCCCTTCTTCCGCCCCGATCTGGAAATCGTGGTGGCGGATCCCCTGCGGCCGGGTCACGAGACCTCCTGGTATCCGGGGGAGGTGAACCTGCGCCGGGCGGAAGTGGTGGTGGTGAACAAGGTCAATGCCGCCGATCCGGCGGCCGTAGCGGCGGTGGAGGGGGCGGCGCGGCGGGCGAACCCGTCGGCCCGGCTGGTGCGGACGGATTCGGTCATCACGGTGGCCGAAGGGGAGCGGATCAGGGGGAAGCGGGTGCTGGTCATCGAGGACGGTCCCACCATCACCCACGGCTCCATGGCCTCCGGCGCCGGCCTTGCCGCGGCCCTGCAGCACGGGGCCGCGGAAGTAATCGACCCCCGTCCCTGGGCGGTAGGGTCCCTGCGGGAGGTCTACGCCGCCTGGCCCCACATCGGCCCGGTCCTCCCTGCCATGGGTTACAGCCCCGCCCAGGTGGCCGACCTGGCCCGGACAATGGAGGCAGTGCCGTGCGACCTGGTAGTCGCCGCCACCCCCATCGACATCGCCCGTCTCATCGGCACGGGGCGACCGGTGCTGCGGGCCTTCTACAACGTGGCCGAAAGTGGGGGGAAGCCCCTTCGGAGGGTGTTCGAGTCGTTCTTGGACAGTCGTTCCATCCGGTAA
- a CDS encoding response regulator, with protein sequence MTAAAEKSSGHRLLVIDDEAAIRRFLHSALSSEEFSLHEAATGHAGLSAAAAFRPDVILLDLGLPDLDGIDVIRRIREWSQVPIIILSVRERESDKVAALDAGADDYLSKPFGVGELLARIRASLRRAATSESEPVFASGDLLVDLNLRRVILDGTEIQLTPTEYDLLRLLISHAGKVLTHSQILRQIWGIAHHEQPHVLRVTISNLRKKIERDPSRPKFIITEPGVGYRLKTAE encoded by the coding sequence ATGACCGCAGCAGCTGAAAAAAGTAGCGGGCACCGCCTCCTGGTGATCGACGACGAGGCCGCCATCCGCCGATTTCTCCATTCCGCCCTGTCGTCGGAGGAATTCAGCCTCCACGAGGCGGCGACCGGGCACGCCGGGCTGTCCGCCGCCGCCGCGTTCAGACCCGACGTGATCCTCCTTGACCTGGGGCTCCCCGACCTGGACGGCATCGACGTCATCCGCCGGATCCGGGAATGGTCGCAGGTGCCCATCATCATCCTGTCGGTACGGGAGCGGGAGAGCGACAAGGTGGCTGCCCTGGACGCGGGAGCGGATGATTACCTATCGAAGCCCTTCGGCGTGGGCGAACTGCTGGCCCGGATCAGGGCCTCCCTGCGGCGCGCCGCCACATCCGAGTCCGAGCCGGTATTCGCCAGCGGCGACCTGCTCGTGGACCTCAACTTGCGCCGGGTGATCCTGGACGGAACCGAGATCCAGCTGACCCCCACGGAGTACGACCTCTTGCGGCTGCTGATAAGCCATGCGGGAAAGGTGCTGACCCACAGCCAGATCCTCAGGCAGATATGGGGAATCGCTCACCATGAGCAGCCCCACGTGCTCCGGGTCACCATAAGCAATCTGCGGAAAAAGATCGAGCGGGACCCATCTCGACCCAAATTCATCATCACCGAGCCGGGAGTGGGATATCGCCTGAAAACCGCCGAGTAG
- a CDS encoding KUP/HAK/KT family potassium transporter — translation MNHSEGSSYWGGIVKSMGLVFGDIGTSPIYTLTVIFALTKPTVDNVFGILSLVFWTMTILVTAEYAWLAMSLGRKGEGGTIVLKEILVRMLKSGRQLGFVVFLSYIGVCLLLGDGVITPAISILSAVEGMVLIPGLEATQQGTLILIAAIIAVGLFVVQFKGTDKVAGAFGPIMVVWFTSLTISGLTSVVTMPSIVAAVSPHYALNFMLHHGLAGFFVLSEVILCATGGEALYADMGHLGRKPILRAWYFAFTALIINYFGQGVFLLSHPEAKNYLFGMVQHQAPQLYIPFLILTILATIIASQAMISGVFSVVYQGITTRIMPLLKVDFTSTHLKSQIYISSINWILMLAVLFIMLLFKKSENLAAAYGLAVTGTMTITGIMMIMIFSRTTKKWKVPLAVVITLVDLIFFVSCMNKIPHGGYWSIVLASIPFVTILVWTRGQRALYRALKPLDFETFRFAYEQIYAKGKNIPGTGLFFVKEWNTVPPYVVHCIIRSNIIYERNVLISIVRTDEPFGQEIMLKTGLATGIDVFEIQAGYMEILDIEARLKENGISEKVIFYGVEDIATDNPIWKLFATLKRQTPNFVQFYRIPAAKLQGVVTRVEM, via the coding sequence ATGAATCATTCTGAAGGAAGCTCATACTGGGGGGGCATTGTCAAATCAATGGGGCTGGTGTTCGGCGACATCGGCACGAGCCCCATCTACACCCTCACCGTCATATTCGCCCTCACCAAACCCACCGTGGACAACGTCTTCGGCATCCTCTCCCTGGTATTCTGGACCATGACCATCCTCGTCACCGCCGAGTATGCCTGGCTCGCCATGAGCCTGGGGCGCAAGGGCGAAGGGGGAACCATCGTCCTTAAGGAAATCCTGGTGCGGATGCTCAAGTCGGGGCGACAGCTGGGCTTCGTGGTATTTCTATCCTACATCGGAGTCTGCCTTCTGCTGGGGGACGGGGTCATCACCCCCGCCATCTCCATCCTTTCGGCCGTGGAGGGGATGGTCCTCATCCCCGGCCTGGAGGCAACGCAGCAGGGAACCCTCATCCTCATCGCCGCCATTATCGCCGTGGGGCTCTTCGTCGTTCAATTCAAGGGGACCGACAAGGTGGCCGGGGCATTCGGCCCCATCATGGTGGTCTGGTTCACGTCCCTCACCATCTCGGGCCTCACGTCAGTCGTTACCATGCCCTCCATAGTGGCGGCGGTGAGCCCCCACTATGCCCTCAACTTCATGCTCCACCACGGGCTGGCCGGCTTTTTCGTCCTCTCGGAGGTGATTCTCTGCGCCACCGGCGGCGAGGCCCTCTACGCCGACATGGGGCACCTGGGGCGCAAGCCGATTCTGCGGGCCTGGTATTTCGCCTTCACCGCCCTGATCATCAACTATTTCGGCCAGGGGGTATTCCTCCTCTCCCACCCCGAAGCGAAAAACTACCTCTTCGGCATGGTGCAGCACCAGGCGCCACAGCTCTACATCCCGTTCCTCATCCTCACCATCCTCGCCACCATCATCGCCTCCCAAGCCATGATCAGCGGGGTATTCTCCGTGGTCTACCAGGGAATAACCACCCGCATCATGCCGCTGCTGAAGGTGGACTTCACCTCCACGCACCTCAAATCCCAGATCTACATCAGTTCCATCAACTGGATCCTGATGCTGGCGGTGCTCTTCATCATGCTCCTTTTCAAAAAATCCGAGAACCTGGCGGCGGCCTACGGTCTGGCGGTTACCGGCACCATGACCATCACCGGCATCATGATGATCATGATTTTCTCCCGCACCACCAAAAAGTGGAAAGTTCCCCTTGCCGTCGTAATCACGCTGGTGGACCTGATCTTCTTCGTCTCCTGCATGAACAAGATTCCCCACGGCGGCTACTGGTCCATTGTTCTGGCATCGATCCCCTTTGTCACCATCCTCGTCTGGACCAGGGGGCAACGGGCCCTCTACCGGGCATTGAAGCCCCTGGACTTCGAAACTTTCCGTTTCGCCTACGAACAGATTTACGCCAAGGGTAAAAACATCCCCGGCACCGGCCTCTTCTTCGTGAAGGAGTGGAATACCGTCCCCCCCTACGTGGTGCACTGCATCATCCGCAGCAACATCATCTATGAGCGCAACGTCCTCATCTCCATCGTCCGCACCGACGAACCCTTCGGCCAGGAGATAATGCTCAAGACCGGCCTGGCCACGGGTATCGACGTCTTCGAGATTCAGGCCGGCTACATGGAAATTCTGGATATCGAGGCAAGGCTCAAGGAAAACGGCATCAGCGAGAAGGTCATCTTCTACGGCGTCGAGGATATCGCCACCGACAACCCGATCTGGAAGCTCTTTGCCACCCTCAAGCGCCAGACCCCGAACTTCGTCCAGTTCTACCGGATTCCGGCGGCCAAGCTTCAGGGGGTGGTGACGCGGGTGGAGATGTAG